The window GCCCATCCAGTCGGGCACCTGCCCGAGGGTGTCCTCCATCTCCTGCCGCGTTTGCTCTGATACCATGGTGGCTCCGCCTCTCTCGGTCGTGCTCGCGTCCCGCGAAGTCCGGGAGGGGCAATTCGGTATCTTCGCGCCCGACCGACATAGCCGTATTCTGAGGACGGTGACCACTCCGAGGTGTTTGCTCGCGGTATGAACAACGTCCAGTACCGCGACAGGTGCGCAGTGCGTGCTCGTTAGCCCTTTGATAGACATCGGCACGCAGAGTTGCTGTACAGGCCGCGATCAGGTGCGGGAGAACGAGAGGAGAGCGGAGTAGTAGCGAGCATCCGCGCCGAGCGAAGCGAGGCGCGGTTCACCGGATTCGCGCGAAGCGCGAATCCGGGAGTTTTTCGCCCACGTTTTTGCAAGCCGAGCGGGACCGAAGGTCCCGCTGGCCGTGCGAACGGGCGCTACGCGCCCGTGAGCAGACGGGGGTCGCCGGAGGCGACCCCCCGCAGTAAAAAGGTGGTTTAGTAGAACTCTCGCACGAGGTCCATCGCGTCTTCGGGCGCACCGTCGGGGATGTCGGCCATGCTCTCCTCGATACCCTCGCGCTGCTCGAAGGGCACGGAGTTGTCGTCCCTGTAGAGGACGCCCTGGTACTCCTTGTCACCCTCGAGGATCTTGTCCTTGGCCTGCTCGCGGTCGGTGGGGTCGTGATCCTCCTCGTCGAGGTCGACGATGGTGTCGCGGAAGTAGTCGTAGGTGTCGACGTCGTTGAACGTCACGCACGGCGAGTAGACGTTGACGAAGCCGAAGCCGTCGTGCTCGATGGCCTCCTGGACCAGCTCGGCGTGGCGCTGGGAGTTCGAGGAGAACGACTGGGCGATGAAGGTGCCGCCAGCGGCCAGCGCGAGCGCCTTGGGGTTGACCGGCGGCTGCTGGGGACCCTCGGGCGTCGTCGAGGTCTCGAAGTCCTCACGCGAGGTCGGCGAGGCCTGGCCCTTGGTGAGGCCGTAGATGCGGTTGTCCATGACCACGTAGGTCATGTCGACGTTGCGTCGGACGGCGTGGATGAAGTGGCCGGCCCCGATGGAGTAGCCGTCGCCGTCGCCGCCGGCGACCATCACTTCGAGGTTCGGGTTGGCCATCTTGACGCCGATGCCGACCGGCAGCGCGCGACCGTGGACCCCGTGCAGCGCGTAGCTGTGCATGTAGGTCCCGATCTTGCCGGAACAGCCGATGCCGGCGACGACGAACGTGTCGTCGGGGCTGTTGCCGGTCTCGGCCAGGGCTTTCATCATGCCGTTCATCGTCCCGAAGTCGCCGCAGCCGGGACACCAGGTCGGTTGCTTGTCGGACTTGAAGTCCGTGAATCTGACGTCTGAGCTCATGCTGTAACCTCCGCCTCGGAGATGGCTTCCTCGATCGCCTCTGCGAGTTCGTCGGCCTTGAACCGCACGCCGTTGTACTTGTTCACGCGGTCGACCCGCTCGAGGACGTCGTGTTCGATGACGTCGGCGAACTGGCCGGTGGCGTTACACTCGACGACGATGGTCTGCTCGGCCTGCTCGATCTCCTCGCTGAGGTCCGGGCGCGGGAAGATGTACGGCACCGAGATGAACCGGACATCGATGCCCTCCTCCTCGAGGAACTCCATGCCCTCGCGCATGGCGCCCTCGTTGGAGCCCCAGGAGACGACGAGCGTGTCCGCGTCGGGGTTACCGTACTCGCGGTAGTCCCAGTCCTCCTCTTCGCGCGCGGTCTCGACCTTCTGCTGGCGCTTCTCGACCTGCTCCTGGCGGATCTCCGTGTCCTCGGTCCGGCGACCGAGCGCGTCGTGCTCCAGGCCGGTCGTCATGTGCGCGCCGTTGTCCGTCCCGGGGAACGCGCGCGGCGAGATACCGTCGGCGGCCGGGAAGTGCGGCTGGAACTGGCCCTTCTCGTTGGTCCAGGAATCGAGGTCGCCCTCGTCGACGACCTTGCCGCGCTCGATCTCGACCTCGTCCATGTCGAACTCCTCGGGCGGGAACGTCTGCTCGGTGACCGCCATCGCGAGGTCGGAGACCAGGAAGACCGGCGTCTGGTACTTCTCGGCGTAGTTGAACGCCTCGACGGTCTTCCAGAAGCACTCGGAGACCGTCGTGGGCGCGACGACGAACCGCGGGATCTCGCCGTGGCCGCCGTACAGTGTCATGTTGAGGTCGCCCTGCTCCTGCTTGGTCGGCATCCCGGTCGAGGGACCGGAGCGCATCACGTCGCAGATGACCAGCGGCGTCTCGGACTGGGCGACCAGCCCGAACGTCTCGGTCATCAGGTCGATGCCGGGGCCGGAGGTGGCCGTCATGGCGCGGGCACCGGCGCGGGCCGCGCCCAGCGCCATGTTGATCGCGGAGAGTTCGTCCTCGGCCTGGACGACCTTGCCGCCGTACTGGTCGATCCGGCCGGTCAGGTACTCCATCACGTCCGTCGCGGGCGTGATGGGGTAGCCCGAGTAGAACCGGCAGCCGGCGGCGAGCGCGCCCATCCCGATGGCCTGGTCGCCGTTGAGGAGGACGTAGTCGTTGTCCGTCGTCTCCATGTCGTAGCCGAAGTCGTCCTGCTCGTACTCCTCCTGGACGAACTGCTGGCCCTTCCGGGCGGCCTCCTTGTTGTTCTCGACGATGGCCTCCCCCTTGTCGCCGAAGCGCTTCTTCAGCGACTCGTCGAGGTTCGCGATGGGGAAGTTCGTCACTTCGCAGGCGGCCCCGAGCGCGACGACGTTGGCCATGATGGCGCCCCCGGCCTCCTCGGCCAGGCGCTGCAGCGGCACCTCGAGACCGATCATCTCGTCGGGGATCTCCACGTCCTGCATCGTGGTCCGCTCCCCGTCGTAGATGATGACCGAGCCCTCGTGGAGCTCGTCCATGTTCTCATCGATGGTCCGCTCTGTGAGCGCGATCAGCACGTCGAGTCTGTCGACGACACTCTCGACGCGGTCGACGGACGTCCGGACCTTGTACGCGGTGTACCCGCCGCGGATGCGCGACGCGAAGTCCTTGGACGTGAAGACGTGTCGACCTGCCCGCGAGAGTGCCTGGGCAAATATTTTCCCGGTGGAGTCGATCCCATCGCCGGCTTCGCCGCCGATGGCCCAGTTGAGGTCGTCGGGCATTCTAGAGCGTCGTATCCGTCGCCGATGGAAAAACCTTCTGTATACCGTCCGAACCCCAGCAAAGAGCGGGTTTTGCCGCCTTCTCGGACACGGATTTACTCGAAATCAAGTACCGATTTCTGGACGTTCGACCGAAACCACCTTCCCCCGCTTGACCCAACGCCCGAACATGGACGACACACCGTGTCGCGTCGCCGCAGTCCGCGACGTCGGCCCCGACGCCGTGGCCATCGACGTCGAGTCGCCCGCCGAGTTCGACGCCGCTCCCGGCCAGTTCGTGAAGCTCACCTTCGAGGTCGACGGCGAGGCCGAGTCGCGCTTCTACACCGTCTCCTCGCCCGAGGTCGGAGACACCTTCGAAATCACGGTCGGCATCGACCCCGAGGGCACCGTGGGCCCGATCCTGGCCGACCTCGCGCCCGGCGACGAACTGACCGTCTCCGGCCCCTTCGGCAGCGACTATTACGAGGGCGAACCCTTCGCCGTCGTCCTCGCAGGGGGCCCCGGCGTCGGCCCCGCCGTCGGCATCGCCGAGCGCGCCCTCGAGGAGGGCAACGAAGCGGCCGTCGTCTACCGCGACGACGACCCCATCCACGGCGACCGCCTGGACGCGCTCGCGGACCGCGGCGCCTTCGTCCGCCGCCTCGACGCCGACGGCGACCTCGACGCCGCCACGGCCGACGCGCTCGCCGCCGCCGACGCCGACCCCCAGCTGTTCGTCTACGGCTTCGCCGACTTCGTCGACGCCGCGACCGCCGCCGTCGAGGCCGCCGGCGGCGACGCCGAGGGCGCGAAGATCGAGAACTTCGGGTAGCCACCTTTTTACTTCGTCGGGTGTCCTCGCGAGCCTTCGGCTCGCTGCGGGCACCACTCCTCGTAAAACGTGGGCGAAAAACTCCCGGACGCTCGCTTCGCTCGCGTCCGGTGAACCGCGCCTCGCTGCGCTCGGCGCGGATGCTCGAACTCAAACTACTCATCAATCGCCGCCCCGTCCCGCGACAAAACATATAGGCGAGCCCTGCCAACTCCCCGCATGCGCGAGGCAAGTCGGACGACGCGCCAGCGCATCGCCGACCGGCTTCGCGAGCAGGCGCTGCCCGCCAGTGCCATCGCTCGCGAGTTCGACATCCGGTCAGGCGAGGCGCTGAGCCACGTGGAGCACATCTCACAGTCCCTGGAGTCCACCGACGAGCAGGTGCTGGTGGCGCCGCCGACCTGCGAGGACTGCGGGTTCGAGGACTTCGACGACCTGACGAACCTGCCGAGCCGCTGTCCGGAGTGCAAGAGCGAGAGCGTGAGCGAACCGACCTACCGGATCGATTAGGCTGGCCTCGTTCAGACGCCGCCGAAGCCGATGCGGCCGCCACCGGACCGGTTCCCGCGACCGCTGTCGTCGCCGTCGGGGCCGTGGTCGTCGTCCTCCGCGGGGCCGAGGCCGACGAACTCGTAGTCGTCGTCGGTCAGGTAGACGGCGCCGTCGTCGGCTTCGACGTCGATCTCCGAGAGGACGGCACCCTCACAGGGGCCGAAGTTGCAGTAGCCGGAGTCGGTCTCGAAGGTGGCGCCGTGCTTCTCGCAGACGATTTCGTCGTTGCGGACCGTCGCACCGGAGCCGGTGTCGAGGCGGACGTCGCGCCAGTGCGGGCAGTAGTTCTCGAAGGCGGCGACGCCGTCGGCCAGGTCCAGCATGACGGCCTCCTGCTCTCCGTCGCCGTCGGTCACGGAGAACAGCACGGTCCCGCCCTCGGGGACCTCCTCGCGACCGACGATCCGGCTGTCTGCGTCCATCTGGACTCCCCTTGCGGTCGGCGTGGCTTCAACGCCGCGGTTTCCGCGAGTTCGACACCACGTCTATGATCGTGTCGAAGCCGGGCAGTGCGGAGGTCCGAGGCGCGGCGACGAGCAGGAGCGCCGCGCCCCGCGGGTGCCACCCGTAGACGTGGTTGAGCATGACGTAGGTCACCAGCCCGAGGAAGAGGCTCACGCTCCAGGCGACGACGGCGATCCGACCGACGCGGGCGTGGGCCGTCTCTCTGAGTTCGGCCGGCGTGTGGGTCAGGCCGAGCACGACCGCGTGGAGGACGACGGGCACGGAGACGGCCGACAGGACGATGTGGATCGCGAGCATCGCGATGTAGGCGCCCCAGACCAGTCCCGTCGCCTCGATCTCCTTCTCGAAGCCGCCGCCGACCTTCGTCAGGTACAGCGCGAGGAAGACCATGATGAGCGCGAACGCCGTCAGCATGGCTCTGCGATGGCGCTCGACGTCCTCGTCGCGGATGAAGTAGACGCCGGCCAGAATCGCCGCGAGTGCACAGGCGTTGACGACGGCGATGGCGTCGCCGAGCAGGATCACGGCCTCGTCGCTGATCGTCGGGAGCGGGACGACGTCGGTGAACGCCACGGCCACGAGTGCGTACCCCACGAGCGACAGCACTGCCGTGACCAGCCGCGGCCGAGCGCGAGCGCGCGACTGGAGGCGATCTGCGACTGCCATTACCGTGTCTGGGCGAGCCTCGGTGTTTCCCTTTTCGATCCGCGCGTCAGTAATGGCGCTCCTCGACGCGCTCGTCGAACAGCCGCGTGAGGAGCTTGGTCATCGGGCCGGCGCCGACGTCGATGCCGTCCACGGTCGCGACGGGCCTGATCTCCCAGGTGGAGTTGGTGAGGAAGGCCTCGTCGGCCTCGCGGACGGCGTCGACGGAGTAGTGGCCGGTCTCGACGGGGAACTCCTCCTCCCGCGCGAGGTCCATCACGACCGAGCGGGTCACGCCGGGCAGCAGGTCCAGGTCCTCGCCGGGCGTCCGGAGGCCGTTCTCGGTGACGAAGAAGAGGTTGCTCGTCGCGCCCTCGACGACGGTGCCGTCGACGTCCCGCATCAGGCACTCGTCGGCGCTGAACGCGTCCGTCGCGGCCCGCCGGAGCTCCAGGCGGCCGAGGATCCCGTTGAGGTAGTTGTGGGTCTTCGCGTCGGCCGGGAGCGCCTCACTGGGGATCCGGCGGGTCTTGACCGTCTGGACGTCCGCCGGTTCGTCCCAGACCGACTCGCCGTCGCGGCCCCCGCGCGGGAGCCCCTTGACGATCACGACCACCGTCGGTTCGACGTCCTCGTCGGGGGTGAGCTTCCCCGGCTGGACGCCGCGCGTGACCGACAGGCGGACGTACGCCTCGTCGAGGTCGTTCGCTGCCAGCGTCTCGTCGACGCGCTCGCGCAGGTCGTCCGGGACGGCGTCGCCGAAGCCCAGCGTCTCGGCCGTCCGCTGGAGGCGTTCGCGGTGGGCGACCCATTCGAAGGGCTCGCCGCCGTACGCGCGCAGGGTCTCGAAGGCGGCGTCGCCGTACTGGAACCCCCGGTCGCTGACTGACACCGTCGCCTCGTCTCCGGGGACGAGGTCGCCGTTCACGTGGTATTGCATAGCAGACAGAAGTTCTCGACGAGCTGTTTGTCCGCGTCGGTCAGGATGCTCTCCGGGTGGAACTGGACGCCGACGTGGGGCAGTTCGCGGTGGCGGACGCCCATGACGACGGAGCTTTCGTCGTCCGTGTACGCCGTCTCCGCCAGCGCGTCGGGCAGCTCCGCGCGCTCCACCGCCAGCGAGTGGTAGCGGCCCACCTCCAGCGGTTCGGGCAGGCCCTCGAAGACGCCGTCGCCGTCGTGGGTCACCTCCGAGGACTTGCCGTGGACGACCGCCTCGGCGTGGCCGACGGCCGCCCCGTTGGCCGCGCACAGCGCCTGGTGGCCCAGACAGACGCCCAGCGTCGGGTAGGCCAGTTCTTCGAAAATCGGCATCGAGATGCCGGCCTCCTCCGGCGTGCCGGGTCCGGGCGAGACGACGATACCGTCCGGAT of the Halomicrobium salinisoli genome contains:
- a CDS encoding 2-oxoacid:ferredoxin oxidoreductase subunit beta, which produces MSSDVRFTDFKSDKQPTWCPGCGDFGTMNGMMKALAETGNSPDDTFVVAGIGCSGKIGTYMHSYALHGVHGRALPVGIGVKMANPNLEVMVAGGDGDGYSIGAGHFIHAVRRNVDMTYVVMDNRIYGLTKGQASPTSREDFETSTTPEGPQQPPVNPKALALAAGGTFIAQSFSSNSQRHAELVQEAIEHDGFGFVNVYSPCVTFNDVDTYDYFRDTIVDLDEEDHDPTDREQAKDKILEGDKEYQGVLYRDDNSVPFEQREGIEESMADIPDGAPEDAMDLVREFY
- a CDS encoding 2-oxoacid:acceptor oxidoreductase subunit alpha; its protein translation is MPDDLNWAIGGEAGDGIDSTGKIFAQALSRAGRHVFTSKDFASRIRGGYTAYKVRTSVDRVESVVDRLDVLIALTERTIDENMDELHEGSVIIYDGERTTMQDVEIPDEMIGLEVPLQRLAEEAGGAIMANVVALGAACEVTNFPIANLDESLKKRFGDKGEAIVENNKEAARKGQQFVQEEYEQDDFGYDMETTDNDYVLLNGDQAIGMGALAAGCRFYSGYPITPATDVMEYLTGRIDQYGGKVVQAEDELSAINMALGAARAGARAMTATSGPGIDLMTETFGLVAQSETPLVICDVMRSGPSTGMPTKQEQGDLNMTLYGGHGEIPRFVVAPTTVSECFWKTVEAFNYAEKYQTPVFLVSDLAMAVTEQTFPPEEFDMDEVEIERGKVVDEGDLDSWTNEKGQFQPHFPAADGISPRAFPGTDNGAHMTTGLEHDALGRRTEDTEIRQEQVEKRQQKVETAREEEDWDYREYGNPDADTLVVSWGSNEGAMREGMEFLEEEGIDVRFISVPYIFPRPDLSEEIEQAEQTIVVECNATGQFADVIEHDVLERVDRVNKYNGVRFKADELAEAIEEAISEAEVTA
- a CDS encoding FAD-binding oxidoreductase; amino-acid sequence: MDDTPCRVAAVRDVGPDAVAIDVESPAEFDAAPGQFVKLTFEVDGEAESRFYTVSSPEVGDTFEITVGIDPEGTVGPILADLAPGDELTVSGPFGSDYYEGEPFAVVLAGGPGVGPAVGIAERALEEGNEAAVVYRDDDPIHGDRLDALADRGAFVRRLDADGDLDAATADALAAADADPQLFVYGFADFVDAATAAVEAAGGDAEGAKIENFG
- a CDS encoding transcriptional regulator, which produces MREASRTTRQRIADRLREQALPASAIAREFDIRSGEALSHVEHISQSLESTDEQVLVAPPTCEDCGFEDFDDLTNLPSRCPECKSESVSEPTYRID
- a CDS encoding Rieske (2Fe-2S) protein gives rise to the protein MDADSRIVGREEVPEGGTVLFSVTDGDGEQEAVMLDLADGVAAFENYCPHWRDVRLDTGSGATVRNDEIVCEKHGATFETDSGYCNFGPCEGAVLSEIDVEADDGAVYLTDDDYEFVGLGPAEDDDHGPDGDDSGRGNRSGGGRIGFGGV
- a CDS encoding DUF420 domain-containing protein; amino-acid sequence: MAVADRLQSRARARPRLVTAVLSLVGYALVAVAFTDVVPLPTISDEAVILLGDAIAVVNACALAAILAGVYFIRDEDVERHRRAMLTAFALIMVFLALYLTKVGGGFEKEIEATGLVWGAYIAMLAIHIVLSAVSVPVVLHAVVLGLTHTPAELRETAHARVGRIAVVAWSVSLFLGLVTYVMLNHVYGWHPRGAALLLVAAPRTSALPGFDTIIDVVSNSRKPRR
- a CDS encoding aminotransferase class IV, whose protein sequence is MQYHVNGDLVPGDEATVSVSDRGFQYGDAAFETLRAYGGEPFEWVAHRERLQRTAETLGFGDAVPDDLRERVDETLAANDLDEAYVRLSVTRGVQPGKLTPDEDVEPTVVVIVKGLPRGGRDGESVWDEPADVQTVKTRRIPSEALPADAKTHNYLNGILGRLELRRAATDAFSADECLMRDVDGTVVEGATSNLFFVTENGLRTPGEDLDLLPGVTRSVVMDLAREEEFPVETGHYSVDAVREADEAFLTNSTWEIRPVATVDGIDVGAGPMTKLLTRLFDERVEERHY
- a CDS encoding anthranilate synthase component II, producing MSGGVDPGGASGSGGDLAPTILVVDNYDSFAYNLVQYVGEVVERLGGGEENVVVRRNDAVDVDGIRALDPDGIVVSPGPGTPEEAGISMPIFEELAYPTLGVCLGHQALCAANGAAVGHAEAVVHGKSSEVTHDGDGVFEGLPEPLEVGRYHSLAVERAELPDALAETAYTDDESSVVMGVRHRELPHVGVQFHPESILTDADKQLVENFCLLCNTT